From the genome of Hymenobacter sp. PAMC 26628, one region includes:
- the mgrA gene encoding L-glyceraldehyde 3-phosphate reductase — translation MPPQYLPAAGRYQALPYRRCGKSGLKLPAISLGLWHNFGDVDALATGRETLHLAFDNGITHFDLANNYGPPPGSAELNFGKVLAQDFAAYRDELIISTKAGYNMWEGPYGEWGSRKYLLASLDQSLKRMGLEYVDIFYHHRPDPDTPLEESMGALAHAVRQGKALYVGLSNYGPEEAQKAIGLLREMGTPCLIHQPKYSLLVRDPEAGLLDVLGAAGVGCIPFSPLAQGLLSDKYLKGIPDDSRAASSTGFLQREQVTPAVVAQLQQLNAVAQARGQSLAQMALAWLLKDDRVTSVLVGASRPAQLADSLHCLQNLDFSADELARIEQILQKPAETAAA, via the coding sequence ATGCCTCCCCAATACCTCCCCGCCGCGGGCCGCTACCAGGCCCTGCCCTACCGCCGCTGCGGCAAAAGCGGCCTCAAGCTGCCCGCCATTTCACTGGGCCTCTGGCATAACTTCGGCGACGTGGACGCGCTGGCCACCGGCCGCGAAACCCTGCACCTCGCCTTTGATAACGGCATCACCCACTTCGACCTGGCCAACAACTACGGCCCGCCCCCCGGCTCGGCCGAGCTGAACTTTGGCAAGGTGCTGGCCCAGGATTTTGCCGCGTACCGCGACGAGCTGATCATCTCCACCAAGGCCGGCTACAACATGTGGGAGGGCCCCTACGGCGAGTGGGGCTCGCGCAAGTACCTGCTGGCCAGCCTCGACCAGAGCCTCAAGCGCATGGGCCTGGAGTACGTGGATATCTTCTACCACCACCGGCCCGACCCCGACACGCCCCTGGAGGAAAGCATGGGGGCCCTGGCCCATGCCGTGCGCCAGGGCAAGGCCCTGTACGTAGGCCTGTCGAACTACGGGCCCGAGGAGGCGCAAAAGGCCATCGGCCTGCTGCGCGAAATGGGCACGCCCTGCCTCATCCACCAGCCCAAGTACTCCCTGCTGGTGCGCGACCCCGAGGCCGGGCTGCTCGACGTGCTGGGCGCGGCGGGCGTGGGCTGCATCCCGTTCTCGCCCCTGGCCCAGGGCCTGCTGTCGGACAAGTACTTAAAGGGCATCCCCGACGACTCGCGGGCGGCGAGCAGCACGGGCTTTTTGCAGCGCGAGCAGGTGACGCCCGCCGTGGTGGCCCAGCTCCAGCAGCTCAACGCCGTGGCCCAGGCCCGCGGCCAAAGCCTGGCCCAAATGGCCCTGGCCTGGCTGCTGAAGGATGACCGGGTGACCTCCGTGCTGGTGGGCGCCAGCCGCCCCGCCCAGCTCGCCGACTCGCTACACTGCCTCCAAAACCTGGATTTCAGCGCTGACGAGCTGGCCCGCATCGAGCAGATTTTGCAGAAGCCCGCGGAAACAGCCGCGGCCTAA